The stretch of DNA CGGGTCTCCAAACATGGTTTTAATAGGAAAAACAAAGGTAATATTCTCTCTTTTTAACTACTCCTTGGGGCCATGAAGTTAAAAGACTAACTGAACGGTACGTACGGGCGAGCTGCATGATTCATTTCCTCTCCGTGTTGTGATCATGCACAGGTAAAGACAAGGGAACCGCACATGTCGGACTCATGTACGCTATCTCGATTCTCAAGGATCTCGGTAGGTATGAACAAAGCTGTACGTTGCTTATTTTGTGCGGAATGAATCTGCTGTGTTCTTTTTAGTATATATCCAAGTTGGCAAGTTCAGTTAgtatgtgtgtgtttgtgtgtgctTCGTGCCAACACAAATACAAACAGCACAATCAAATAATACACAAAACAACCAGTTTACTAAGTAGGGGCATGCATTTTTCACAAACACATGCAAACTTGTGAAATGAAACAACTTAGCGTGCATGCACCCGGCCTAATTAACAACATCCACGCAAATGTGCAAAATTCTATCATTTCATCTCATATGGTGCATGCATGATATCATCTTGATATGATATGGCAGATACAAGTTGGGGGCTTCAAAGCCCCTTTTTTTTATCTCGTCTCCTCGCCCTCTATCGAGAGATTATCACAAACGAGGAACATTACAGGCAGTGCATGCGGGTAGAAAAACTCGAGACCCACATGACAGTGAAACAATCGGCCGATGCCACGTATTTATATAGCTTGAGTATTCGCGCCCATGCACCCGCACCTCGCACCACCGCGGCGGACGGCGGAAGCGGCTGGGACTGGCGCGCGGCGCGCCTGGATCTAGCCACGGCGGCGGGTGCAGTTGTCCGGCGTGGTGGACTGCTGCATCTTGAGCTGCTCGTAGAACCTCTTGATGAAGCTGTCGGCCTCGGCGTCCACGCGCTCGTCGACGCCCTCCGGCTCGACGGGGAACGGCGAGTCGGTGACGCGCAGCTGGCGCGCCCCGGCCGGGCAGCGGCCCAGGCTGAGCGCCAGCATGGGCGACGGCGTGGCCCGGGACACCCCCGGCGTGTCCCCGCCCGAGTTGCCCGCAGCGTGCGCGTTCATCATCTCGAAGGCGGCCGCCACGGTGGCGGCGTCCAGCCCGCCGTAGCTCCTGCCCCGGCCGCGGCCGCGGCCGATCTTGAAGGGGAAGACGGCCTGCTCGTGGACCGGCGTGCTGCCGCAGCTGAACTCAACGTCTCTCGGGTCGTGCTGGTACATGGAGAGCGCGGACGGGGAGGCGCCGGCCGCGGCCGCGGCGCCGAAGCGGGTGCCCCCGGCGAGCGGCTGGTGGGCGAGGAGGTCCCGGAAGTGCCTGCCGGCGAGCTTGCCGCGGCCGAGCAGCAGGTGGAGGTCCATCATGAGGCGCTTGCGGCAGAGGCCGCGGCGCAGCATGTGGTAGACGGTGCGCAGCACGTCCAGCAGGCGCCTCCCGAGCCCGGGCTCcacgcctccccctcctcctctggCCGACGACCCGCCTCCCCCGGCCGGCTGGATCCGCCTGTCGGTCGCCATGGCCACCACCGCGTGATCCGTGGCAATGCGGGCGCGAGAGAGATCACCGTCGAGCCCGCTGGCTTTGGCGGTCGCCGGGACCGAGGAGCTGGCTGGCTTTGGTGGCTTGGCTTTGCTTTGGTGCGGAGAGTGGAACAACTTTTGCTCTCAGTGCTTTGCttggctaggtggtgaatggaaCGAATGGGAAGCGGAGGCCGGGGCCGTATTTAAAGGCGGGGGCGCGCGAGGGAGGGAGCGAGGCGTGGGTGCGGCGCGGGGCCCGCCGCCGGATGGGACTTAAGAATTAAGGAACGAAGAGGAGCGTAACGCTGGTTGTGTGGCGTGCGCTGTGGCTAAGCTAAAGCCAAGCACTGTTCGAACCGCCATTGTCCCGTAGTGACGACCGATGAGTCATGACTCATCATCAGTAGTGACCAGCCTTGGTTAGAGTTAGCTAGCTACCTAACCAACCCAGCCGCAAAACGAAATCTCTctctgagagagagagagagagagagagatttgTGTCTAAGAAACTACTACTACTAGGTTGTGATGTTGcacggcagcaccgtgagctcctcGAATTTTCTACCATTATTTCCGAACAGAAAGGCGTTTGCGTGCACCGTACACGCAAAGTTACCGGTTATTCAACATTTTATATGCCGCAATTATACGGGAAACGGGGGTGCTTTTTACGGACCGTATGGAAAGGCGCCAATTATTTACACGTGGAAAAGCCAAGCGAGAAGAGATTATATATGTTAATTACTGATAAACAGTGTTTGGAGGCGCCTTCCGGGAAGCTTCGGGACAGACAGCAGGCACGTAGCGGTAGGCGGTAGGCGGTGCTTTGCAAGTTGCGAGCTCGCTTTGCTTTGGTcccgtgcgtgcgtgcgtgcgtgcatggGCTCGTTCCACGTCGGCACAGGGAATATGCACTGCATCCTGCATGGGCCGAGGGAAGGCGCCCCTGCCATTTCATGGTCGTTCTAGTTTCATGCACGGGGAATATCCTGCCTTCAAGTGGGATATTTGTGATTTGTGAGGATATTTTTTGCCTTCACCACTGCTCTTCAGAAAATGAACACCGTGCGACCAGCTGGTGAGCACTACGTGACCCTATAAAAATTCAGGGTTGTTCAGAATCGTTGCCCTAGTTTCACCCCCTCTGAAAAAGCTCAGGGTCGTTGCAAACTTGCAATCCTATATATCAGATAAAAGAAATCAAGAGGAGGTGAGGTGGCTACACCTACATAGGCCAGGTTAGTAGTACAAAGTTGCATGTCTTTCACCGTGCGACAGCTAGCAAGCTGGTGAGCACTAACTAGCTATTCGAGCTAGCACCACCTCTGTATCACGCTGCAAGTGGCGAAGCCTGTTGGGGAAAGAAGATGTTTTTCTCTCCATTCCAAGAAgaaagaagaaggttaattactTACTCTACTTAGCAACGCTAATTGCGGCGGCCGGCCGCAAAATTAACGTGAAGCACAGGCCCAATGCGTCAGGAAAGCAGAGAAAAGCCGCTGCTTAAAAATGATAATTACCCCGCGCTCAAGAAAGCAGAGAGAGCAGGCGCTGCCGCTGCAGCTGCTGCTAAGAGGAAACACCAGGAGATTAACGTGGCCCGCTTTGGCTTCGGCTTTGGCTTGGCCAGCTCGAAAAAGCGCTTTGATCCGCTGCCAAATTACCACCAGGATACGGCGTTTTGTTTACTAGTTCCACACACATGCACGGCATGGCatacatatagtaaagaagagtTCATGTGTCTCGGTCAATTAAAGTACGTAGTCGATTAGCAACACAGGTGTATGTGGTTAGTATAATGTGATTAACACCTGTACAAGCCGATAACAAGGCCAAGATACACGACGGGATCGTATCGTACCGTACAAAAGCACGTCGATACACGGAGGATTGGGCGCCTAACTAAATGACCACTTTAAGAAAGCAAAAAAGGGAGGGGGCAAAAAAATACACGAATAGTGCTAGGGGCACAGAGAGAGCCAAGCTTGGATTGGTGTATGCCAATATATGAACAGCCTGTCGAAAATGTGATGGGATGCTTGCCGGTGTGGTGTGCATGCAGGACCTGGTTTTGTGGAAGCCTCCCTTGCAGGAACACTCTGGATATTTCTGAGCTCCTTGTTAATTATATGGTTTTCTTTTCTTCAGTTTGAGCTGGTCCAGAAAGTGGTCACCGTGCGCACATTGCTTGCATTTTCGGTTCGCCCCATCCTCACAAATAATGCAAATCTGAAAACGCTCACTACTTCATTTATTAAGCAAATGCCAGCCATCTGCTTAAACTAAATATCCAACAATGCATCTAGAACACAGCCAGGATGATCGCTCACGAGAACTAGCGCGCCTTTTCTCTGTCGTTCCCGGACAAAAGGAAAGGAGAGAGGCCATAATTCCCGGGGCGGAGAAAAGCTAGGTCACGAATTCCTTGGTGAGCAAGTGAGGAATTTGATTAATTTGCACTTTCTCATCTTCTTCCTTTGACCAAAGCTGGCACTCATGAGCTCGCAGCTCAAATATGCATGGACACtccgctgctgccgccgcctatGATACCCTTCTTTTCTGGTCTGAGTTTATATGCAACTCATGTAGTATCAAACTATGAacgatgtgcccactctttttcTGGCCATAGAGCCCACTGCTTGGAGTAGATGCTAAGGAATGCATGGCCTGACAATGCCTTTTGAACAAGCGGTAAATTTATCATGGCCGGGCCTAACACAAATGCCATGAACCACAGGTCATATAAGCAGAAATTCATTATTCATATGGTTGCGATCGATGCAGGACAAGAGACATCCGAGATTATTGAGCTAAGTTGCAGAATTATATGTAGGGTACCCCGGCCTCTCGGTGCGCCAAGCAAGTGGGCTCGTGCTCACCAACATGTGTCCCCTCTGGTGGAGGTGGAGATGAAGGGATGAAGAAGGATGGGCAGCTCCATCGAACACATGAGCAAAGGCAACGCTAGTTTAGCCACTTTGGGCCCTTCGTCGAACCAGGGCTCCCTCCGCCTTTCCCTCCTTGATGTGCTTTTCATTGCCGATAGGTCGCCAGTGCGCTGTATAGCATGGTGTTACTTGATAGTACTAGTACCTAGCTAGCTAGATTCCATAATCCATGTACCCAAAGGCAATGATTTTGTGTTTGCAGAAATTTAAAAGAAAGGAAAATCAGTCGAGAAGGGCCTCCTAAAAGTCCTGAAATGCTAGAACAAAATTGACTGAGCAAATGGTGAACCCACAATGATCTCCTCCACACGCCATTTGATTTGGTCACACTCACACCGATATGATTCGGCAACCAACAAAGCGTCGCTCGACCGCCTTTTCGCGGTAATTCGAAGCTTTGTCAACGACGAGACATTTTCCACCGCATTCAGATTCAGACATTTCTAAAGTTGGTCCAAGAAAACAGAGCGGGTAGCCGAGATCAACGGAGCCGCCGCCGTCGGTTTTTCCACGGCAGGGCAGGCTTTCCATTCCATGGAAAACTACAAAACAACGGGCTCGGCTTTTGTCATCCCCTCCCCACTTAATAACAAGAAAAATTCAAAAGCACACGGGGATGCATGCCGAAACCGGTAGCTTCACTGCTAAGGATGCGCATCCAGCGTGCGTTAGGCGGGGCAAGTTGACCTATTGCATGAGCCCGATGTGCCGCTGGAACTAGGGTTCCTGGCTTACAAAAATGGGCGCGAATCAGCTGTGGCCTATCCATGGCGCGGCATGCCCTTTGTGGGTGGTGTGTAGTGCAGTAGAATAACCCCCATGGCCAGCTAGGGTTTGCTCTTTTTTATATGCTATAGTATAGTATATGTGCAAGTAGAGTATATCCTAGTGCAGTTTGCTTTCTGTCTCGCTTTGCCCCGTTTGGCAGTAAACTAGTCCCATGAAATCAGGCCTGTATATCTCCTCTGTTTTGCTTGATCGATCTCCTGGCTTATCATATTCAGGAAGGGCTCCTGCCGTGCCCTCCAGCCTGGGTTCTGCCCCTTTGCCGGTGGCGCGACGCCGTATCTAACTGGGATTAATTTCAAGGTGGCATGCACGAGCAAATTGCATTCTCGGTAGATTCAGACTTGAAAACCACAGGGTTTGT from Triticum urartu cultivar G1812 chromosome 3, Tu2.1, whole genome shotgun sequence encodes:
- the LOC125548089 gene encoding uncharacterized protein LOC125548089, yielding MATDRRIQPAGGGGSSARGGGGGVEPGLGRRLLDVLRTVYHMLRRGLCRKRLMMDLHLLLGRGKLAGRHFRDLLAHQPLAGGTRFGAAAAAGASPSALSMYQHDPRDVEFSCGSTPVHEQAVFPFKIGRGRGRGRSYGGLDAATVAAAFEMMNAHAAGNSGGDTPGVSRATPSPMLALSLGRCPAGARQLRVTDSPFPVEPEGVDERVDAEADSFIKRFYEQLKMQQSTTPDNCTRRRG